The following DNA comes from Thunnus thynnus chromosome 3, fThuThy2.1, whole genome shotgun sequence.
CACAGGCACCTGTGTTTAGTGTGATGTAACAAAAACGTTTCTCATTCAACCCACTCTTTCGCAAAAGTCAACCTGTTACAAGcttcagaaaaaacatttacatagtTTCCAGTCAGTCATTTCACAATTAacacatgaatgtttttttgtacttAGATGAATGCAGTATGTAGAAGTGTTAACTTATGGTACAGTACCTGAGCCTCAGGGATTCAGTGTTGTTCAGTTTTAGCCGTACCAATTGAGACATGCAAAAATGGTCTTGAACCATTCAAATATGTCTGGCTTTGGCTGGAAAATTTGGTTGTTGTCTAAGAGGTGAAAGGTTAATATGTTTCCACTTGCTTGAACCAAACAGATCAAGAGACTATAGCTGCAATGCAAGATGTGATAGTTATTAAATCACCAAGGGATTTGTTAGTTTATTTCACATTAGACCTTTGAACTCCCGCTGAATGAAGCAGAGCTCGACAAACCAGTTAGAAGCCCACAGGTGAATAAAAGGTAGAGGCTTACACACAAACCATTATCCACAcgtagtttttgtttgtgttatacTAGGTGGCCTAATACTTTCATATCATAGTATACTATCCTGTCATCAAAACTGTTTGAGGTTAAGGTAGTGACTCAGACTTCAGACTCTTCTGCATGTGCTGTTAAACTTACAGGAAGTCTGTGCTGTcagttttttcagtgtgttgcACAGGAAAATGTCACAGCATAACACATGGGCAGGGTGTGCAGGAAATAAGTCACGAAAGACAACCTACATCTGAAAAATAGGAAGAGACTGTCGAGCTTGTGCCTGTGCAAGGTTAGTCTCCTGCTTCCTCCTTCGACCTATTTACACATTACCACAACGTTGCAAGATTAAGATAATCAATCATTATTTCTTGTGGTGcgtattctttttcttctcacatTATGTTATGTGCTGTAGTAAATAGTGTTTTATATCAAATGTAATCACAGAAATTAGTAAAGAGGATGCTTCCAGGCCATCAAGGAAGtaccttctttctctctgactttGCATCACCGTCAACTTTGGCAAGATGAACATTTCTCATAAAGTATTTTTATCTATCATTACCACAACTTTCATTCAAtgctttgtttttacatgtttagaCAAACTCATGCATTTTTCAAAAGTGCTGAAATATTTGTAACTATTTTTTATGCTGTTTGATCCATTCAGAGACAGTGCTGACAATGCAAGATACTCTGCTCCGAGTGTTTGTGGTCACTCTGAGTCTCATGCGTCTCTGGGATGACCCCGGGATTGAGGAGGGGGACAATATCATCTTGCAAAAGCAGGAAGAGTGGCTGCTGAGGGAAAGGGAGAAACTGGACCAGGAAATAGCACCTGTCAATCAGgaaatgacacacactgatgataAAGGGCCTCTGGATGATGTAATAAATGtcaacaaagaacaaaatgagGCTTCAGTCTCAAAAGAGTTTGACCAACGTGTTACTGAAAAAGATAAAATGCCAGATGTGATTGACACCAACCAAGATtcagaggaagatgatgaacattttataaataacaACAATTCAAGTCTGCCAGAAAAGTCCAAAAGTGACACTGATCAAAAAGATGTTTCCCAAGTAGAGGGCAGTTTACAACTGGACATGAACAATGAAGTGTTCAGCTCCAAGCAACAAGAAGCACCTCTATCCCACCACACCAAGACGTCAGACAATGAAACTTCAGAGAATGCGCTTTCTGACTGGGAGAAGGATTACCTCTGGTACATATGGAACACACTTTCCATTATTTCCTTGATCCGCTTCTTCAGGAAATGCCTGAGGAGAAATCCTCAAATGAAACAAGAAGATGCCAGGAACTTCCTAGTGCCGCTACCAGACAGCAACACTCTACAGCGTTTCTATTCTAAATGTATTCAAGTCTCACTCGATGAGAAGTGCAGAGAGGGTGAATTTTTAGAGGGGTTTGTAGCAGACCTGCTGGAATCGATGAGGAGCATCTGTGATAGAAATGGCGGTATGCTGATGGAGGACTTTCAGATGGTGGATGTCTGTGATATCATTGTCACCTTCACCCCACCAGAGCCGTACAGCTTTCAGTGTCTGCTCAGTAACAACCAGGCTACTGACCTGCTGCCAGATAGGCAAGTCTGTGGCCAAATAAAGCtggtggaaaataaaaaaatcccaAATGGCTGCCCCTGTCAGTCTTCAGATGCAGACGATGATATGGTTTGCCTGCTGCACTGCGAGAATGAGAGGGTAAAGACAAAAATCATGGATGTTTGTGATGGTCCTCTTTGCATGAAGAACTCCCCATTCCTGTCAAAATCCCAGGTTACCAGATGGTTTCAGAGCACTATAAGACAAGCATGGACACTGATTTCACACAAGTATGAGTTTGAGCTCAACATTCGCTACATCGATGCTCCTGGCGCTCTGGTAGTTCGATTCAGATCTGGCAAGAGGATTTGCTTCAGTTTAAACCCTGTAGTTAAATTCAACTCTGATGCTCATTTCTATATTACCCCTTACTTCCCTTCCAGCTTGGATACATTCTGGACACTCTCTCTGACCATCTATGAAGATCGCTTCTTAGAACACATCTCTAAACGGCTTCCTGAAAACTCATGTCACATTCAGACTCTTGACATTGCACGTTTCCTTCACAAGAGACAAACAGCACTGTCAGGAAGTAGCTCTCTGAAggattttcatttcaaaactgcACTAATGCACCTGCTTTTGACCAAGGACCCATCACACTGGAAACCAGATAATGTGGCTTGCAGGCTACGAGACTTACTGGCCTTCATACAGAGAAGCCTTGAGAAAAAGCTGCTGCACCACGTTCTTATTGGGAACCCTTTAAATCAAAGGGTAATTCAACTCCCTGCTGAGTTGACTCATGTAAAGCCAGTGAATCTCTTCCATCCCCTTGTGGTACACAACTGCATCTACAAAAATGCTGTAATGCATTTCCAGGAGACTCTTAGTAATGCAGACATGCTGATACATGATTATGTTAAGTGTATTGACAGGGCTAATTGtgcaatttgattttttttttttaagttcagtttaaatgtttttcttttgagttATTCTTTATACCAGACAAAATTAATGAGTTTTGTCTGTTCATGGAGTAATGCAATATTGAacacaaaactaaaatattGATCAATTTTATTCAACATTGTGGTCACTTCCACATGACGAATTTCAGTAGTCATGGTCCCAGAAGTTTAGGAAGTCTTTGTGCTCTTCCATATCAGGGCCCTCCAAGCTGAATGTGTCCGTGTCAGTGTCAAAGGATTTCATCCGCGGGTAAAACTCCACAGGTCCATCCTTCCTGCTCAAGTCAACCGTCCAAGAGGGACCGGAAACCATATTTCTAGAAGCTGTTGGAATAGGATGCATTAAAACATTCAAGTAGCTGTTGTGAACTGTTCAAAGTTTCATTCCAGTGTGTTATTAAAGCTCATTGATGTGACAAAAGCTTGAGAAAGTAATCTTACAGCTTGTAAAACATAATGGTtttgattaagtgttttttttcccctctcattGCCTATACATGACAGCAAGATACTTTGTGGCTGATGCTTGTGTTA
Coding sequences within:
- the LOC137178348 gene encoding inositol 1,4,5-trisphosphate receptor-interacting protein: MQDTLLRVFVVTLSLMRLWDDPGIEEGDNIILQKQEEWLLREREKLDQEIAPVNQEMTHTDDKGPLDDVINVNKEQNEASVSKEFDQRVTEKDKMPDVIDTNQDSEEDDEHFINNNNSSLPEKSKSDTDQKDVSQVEGSLQLDMNNEVFSSKQQEAPLSHHTKTSDNETSENALSDWEKDYLWYIWNTLSIISLIRFFRKCLRRNPQMKQEDARNFLVPLPDSNTLQRFYSKCIQVSLDEKCREGEFLEGFVADLLESMRSICDRNGGMLMEDFQMVDVCDIIVTFTPPEPYSFQCLLSNNQATDLLPDRQVCGQIKLVENKKIPNGCPCQSSDADDDMVCLLHCENERVKTKIMDVCDGPLCMKNSPFLSKSQVTRWFQSTIRQAWTLISHKYEFELNIRYIDAPGALVVRFRSGKRICFSLNPVVKFNSDAHFYITPYFPSSLDTFWTLSLTIYEDRFLEHISKRLPENSCHIQTLDIARFLHKRQTALSGSSSLKDFHFKTALMHLLLTKDPSHWKPDNVACRLRDLLAFIQRSLEKKLLHHVLIGNPLNQRVIQLPAELTHVKPVNLFHPLVVHNCIYKNAVMHFQETLSNADMLIHDYVKCIDRANCAI